In the Gymnodinialimonas sp. 202GB13-11 genome, one interval contains:
- a CDS encoding ribokinase: MPDIVILGVFVADAAYWTEKMPVTGQTLLGTGFQLGPGGKGSNQAVAAAKAGGSVGFLSRIGADTFGQMGRDVWAEAGVEPMVVEDTERPTGSAGIFIEEATGKNAIVIVPGAAGAIGVADVEARAAEIAGAKVAMTQLEQPMEAAERFLQIAAQAGVTTILNPAPAAELPEGMLALCDYVTPNETEAEELTGCPVTGPDDALEAAKALMAQGVRKGALITLGENGSLFWDGARAVHTPPMNAGPTVDTTGAGDAFNGGFARALSQGQPIDDALQFATATAALSVTKHGTAASMPTRADIDALL; the protein is encoded by the coding sequence ATGCCTGATATTGTTATCCTCGGTGTGTTTGTCGCTGACGCCGCCTACTGGACGGAGAAGATGCCGGTGACCGGCCAGACGTTGCTTGGCACGGGGTTTCAGCTTGGGCCGGGCGGCAAGGGATCGAACCAAGCGGTGGCGGCGGCGAAGGCGGGCGGATCGGTCGGGTTTCTGAGCCGGATCGGGGCCGACACGTTCGGGCAGATGGGGCGCGACGTTTGGGCGGAGGCGGGCGTGGAGCCGATGGTGGTGGAGGATACGGAACGGCCGACCGGCTCGGCGGGGATCTTCATTGAGGAGGCCACGGGAAAGAACGCCATCGTGATCGTGCCGGGGGCGGCAGGGGCGATTGGTGTTGCGGATGTGGAAGCTCGGGCGGCGGAGATTGCTGGCGCGAAGGTGGCCATGACGCAGCTGGAGCAGCCGATGGAGGCTGCGGAGCGGTTCTTGCAGATCGCGGCGCAGGCTGGGGTCACGACGATTTTGAACCCTGCCCCGGCGGCGGAGTTGCCGGAGGGGATGCTGGCACTGTGCGATTACGTGACGCCGAATGAGACGGAGGCGGAGGAGCTGACCGGATGCCCCGTGACGGGGCCCGATGATGCGCTGGAAGCCGCGAAAGCGTTGATGGCGCAGGGCGTTCGGAAAGGGGCGTTGATCACGCTGGGTGAGAACGGGTCGCTGTTCTGGGATGGTGCGCGGGCGGTGCACACGCCACCCATGAATGCTGGTCCAACCGTTGACACAACCGGTGCGGGGGATGCTTTCAATGGAGGCTTCGCAAGGGCGCTTTCGCAAGGTCAACCTATTGACGACGCTTTGCAATTTGCAACGGCTACCGCTGCGCTGTCTGTCACGAAACATGGCACTGCGGCTTCTATGCCGACGCGCGCGGACATCGACGCGTTGCTATAG
- a CDS encoding LacI family DNA-binding transcriptional regulator, which yields MSRRPTILDVAAKAGVSKSTVSLVLQNSKQVKGETRDAVRAAMAEIGYVYNRAAAQMRSQSAGLVGLVINDLRNPFFTEFATVLQMTLAAKGYATVIANSDEDADLQAKLVGSMIEHGVSALVVSPAYGDGGAAFDQIERAGLPAIQVLRKTDARTGLFPFASFDYAAGSARATRHLMNQGAERIAFVGGVEGREITEERKSGYLAEMKRAGADPITFHGRSTRAFGVESAQSLIDAEADAAVCFNDLVALGLHAGFAKAGKTLGREFRIVGFDDIEDCALVWPQLSSVACDIDGFARATADRLLAWMQDGETPPPEHRAPVDLVARTSSTGRTQ from the coding sequence ATGAGCCGCCGTCCCACCATCCTCGACGTTGCCGCAAAGGCGGGCGTGTCCAAGTCGACGGTCTCGCTCGTCCTACAGAACTCCAAGCAGGTGAAGGGTGAAACGCGCGACGCCGTGCGCGCGGCGATGGCCGAGATCGGCTATGTCTACAACCGCGCCGCCGCCCAGATGCGCTCCCAATCCGCGGGCCTTGTGGGCCTTGTCATCAACGACCTGCGCAACCCGTTCTTCACCGAATTCGCCACCGTCCTGCAGATGACGCTGGCCGCCAAAGGCTATGCCACGGTCATCGCCAACAGCGACGAAGACGCCGACCTTCAAGCCAAACTCGTGGGCTCCATGATCGAACATGGCGTCTCGGCCCTTGTCGTTTCTCCCGCCTATGGGGACGGCGGCGCGGCCTTTGACCAGATCGAACGCGCGGGCCTGCCTGCCATTCAGGTCCTGCGCAAAACCGATGCGCGCACCGGCCTCTTCCCCTTCGCCAGCTTCGATTATGCCGCAGGGTCCGCCCGTGCCACGCGTCACCTGATGAACCAAGGTGCGGAACGCATCGCCTTTGTTGGCGGCGTTGAGGGCCGCGAGATCACCGAGGAACGCAAATCCGGCTATTTGGCCGAGATGAAGCGCGCCGGGGCCGATCCGATCACCTTCCATGGCCGCTCCACCCGCGCATTCGGCGTTGAATCCGCCCAATCCCTGATCGACGCAGAGGCAGACGCTGCCGTCTGCTTCAACGACCTCGTCGCACTCGGCCTGCACGCAGGCTTCGCTAAGGCCGGCAAAACGCTTGGCCGCGAGTTCCGCATCGTGGGCTTCGACGATATCGAGGATTGCGCGCTGGTCTGGCCGCAGCTTTCGTCCGTCGCCTGCGATATCGACGGCTTCGCCCGCGCCACCGCCGACCGTCTTCTGGCGTGGATGCAGGATGGCGAAACCCCACCCCCCGAACACCGCGCACCGGTCGATCTGGTGGCGCGCACCTCAAGCACGGGACGAACGCAATGA
- a CDS encoding fumarylacetoacetate hydrolase family protein — MRLVRWGEGGSEKPGVLDENDQVRDLSAITDDINGAFLSDMPDFDVESLPPVGDTRLGACVARPGKLVCVGLNYADHAAEGGWDVPTEPVLFMKATSAISGPNDPVILPPGSEKTDWEVELGIIICQTAKHAADGAAHIAGYCVVNDVSERAYQQEMGGQWTKGKSYDTFAPIGPWLVTADELGDPTGRSIWLEVDGQRMQDGNTDTMIFKPAFLVEYISRFMTLEPGDVITTGTPPGVGMGKRPQVFLRGGQEMRLGIDGLGEQRLPVRAS; from the coding sequence ATGAGACTGGTAAGATGGGGCGAGGGGGGGTCCGAGAAACCGGGTGTCCTCGACGAAAACGATCAGGTCCGCGACCTCAGCGCGATCACCGACGACATCAACGGCGCGTTCCTGTCCGACATGCCCGACTTCGACGTCGAAAGCCTGCCGCCCGTCGGCGACACCCGCCTCGGCGCGTGCGTCGCACGCCCCGGGAAACTGGTCTGCGTTGGCCTCAACTACGCCGACCACGCCGCAGAAGGCGGTTGGGACGTGCCGACTGAGCCGGTGCTGTTCATGAAAGCCACCAGCGCCATCTCCGGCCCCAACGACCCCGTCATCCTGCCCCCCGGCAGCGAGAAGACCGATTGGGAGGTGGAGCTTGGCATCATCATCTGCCAAACCGCCAAACACGCCGCCGACGGGGCCGCCCACATCGCGGGCTATTGCGTTGTGAATGACGTGTCCGAGCGCGCCTACCAGCAAGAGATGGGCGGCCAATGGACCAAGGGCAAAAGCTACGACACATTCGCCCCCATCGGCCCATGGCTTGTGACGGCGGATGAACTCGGCGACCCGACTGGCCGATCCATCTGGCTGGAGGTCGACGGCCAGCGCATGCAGGACGGCAATACAGACACGATGATCTTCAAGCCCGCCTTCCTCGTCGAATATATCTCCCGCTTCATGACGTTGGAGCCGGGTGACGTTATCACCACCGGCACGCCCCCCGGCGTCGGCATGGGTAAACGCCCACAGGTCTTCCTGCGCGGCGGGCAAGAGATGCGGCTTGGCATCGACGGCCTCGGCGAACAACGCCTGCCGGTGCGCGCCTCTTGA
- a CDS encoding S49 family peptidase, protein MKRFIPFLKSEPLVSVIRLQGAIAAGARGGISDAGYAAVIEKAFAKGKPKAVALSINSPGGSPVQSALVAARIRRLAAEKDVKVHAFVEDVAASGGYWLACAGDDIWVDQASIVGSIGVISATFGFVEAINKIGVERRVYTAGKNKSVLDPFRPENPDDVERLKELQLQVHEVFIDHVKSSRGDRLSDHDDMFTGAFWAGAKGVELGLADGIGHLVPKMKELYGDKVRFAVHGPKKGLLSRFGAQIMEDVDLGLQERALYARYGLS, encoded by the coding sequence ATGAAACGTTTTATTCCCTTCCTGAAATCCGAGCCGTTGGTGTCGGTGATCCGCCTGCAGGGTGCGATCGCTGCGGGCGCACGCGGCGGGATAAGTGACGCGGGCTATGCAGCGGTGATCGAGAAGGCCTTCGCCAAAGGCAAGCCCAAGGCGGTGGCGCTGTCCATCAACTCGCCCGGTGGCTCCCCTGTGCAATCCGCTCTCGTCGCAGCTCGCATCCGCAGGCTCGCCGCAGAAAAGGACGTGAAAGTCCACGCCTTCGTTGAGGATGTCGCGGCGTCGGGTGGCTACTGGCTGGCCTGTGCGGGCGATGACATCTGGGTCGATCAGGCCTCGATCGTCGGCTCAATTGGCGTGATTTCGGCCACATTCGGTTTCGTCGAAGCGATCAACAAGATCGGAGTCGAACGCCGCGTCTACACCGCCGGCAAGAACAAATCCGTGCTGGACCCGTTCCGTCCGGAAAACCCTGACGATGTGGAGCGGCTGAAAGAGCTTCAGTTGCAGGTCCACGAGGTTTTCATCGACCATGTGAAATCAAGCCGGGGCGATCGGTTGTCGGATCACGACGACATGTTCACGGGCGCGTTCTGGGCAGGGGCCAAGGGGGTTGAGCTTGGATTGGCCGACGGCATCGGCCATCTCGTGCCCAAGATGAAGGAGCTCTACGGCGACAAGGTCCGCTTTGCCGTGCATGGCCCCAAGAAGGGCCTGTTGTCGCGGTTTGGTGCGCAGATCATGGAAGACGTCGATCTCGGCCTGCAAGAGCGTGCGCTTTACGCAAGGTATGGGCTGTCGTGA
- a CDS encoding class I adenylate-forming enzyme family protein codes for MNIAQWLDRTAATRGDTPALLLGADTVATYAQFADQAARLAGGLHAQGIQPGDRVGIFAKNCPDYLIAMFGIWWAGAVAVPVNAKLHPKEAEFILTNAGAKLSFTSEGMQAPNATPLGSITAEPIPVTDRAPSDLAWLFYTSGTTGKPKGVQITHGMIAATSTCYPIDVDPVSPDDASLYAAPMSHGAGIYAPIHVRCGARHISPISGGFDPAEVLTLSKTHGPISMFMAPTMVRRLLDTAKSQGETGQGIKTIVYGGGPMYRADIEEAVALMGPKFVQIYGQGECPMAITALSREEVADRTRPHWGERLLSVGRAQSLVEVKVDAPPGEIGEIMVKGAPVMPGYWQNPEATEKTLKDGWLMTGDVGHLDEDGYLTLQDRSKDVIISGGSNIYPREVEEALLTHPTVHEVSVVGRPSAEWGEDVVAFIVCTDLDEAALDEHCLDQIARFKRPKAYIAVPELPKNNYGKVLKTELRKRL; via the coding sequence TTGAACATTGCGCAGTGGCTCGACCGCACCGCCGCCACCCGCGGCGACACCCCGGCACTCCTGCTGGGGGCGGACACCGTCGCCACCTATGCGCAATTCGCCGATCAAGCCGCCCGCCTCGCCGGTGGGCTGCACGCCCAAGGCATCCAACCCGGTGACCGCGTCGGCATCTTCGCCAAGAACTGCCCCGACTACCTGATCGCAATGTTCGGCATCTGGTGGGCCGGGGCTGTCGCCGTCCCGGTCAACGCCAAGCTGCACCCGAAAGAGGCGGAGTTCATCCTGACGAACGCGGGCGCGAAGCTCAGCTTCACCTCCGAAGGTATGCAGGCCCCCAATGCCACGCCCCTGGGCTCCATCACCGCCGAGCCGATCCCCGTCACCGACCGCGCGCCCTCGGACCTCGCGTGGCTCTTCTACACCTCCGGCACCACCGGCAAACCCAAAGGCGTGCAAATCACCCACGGCATGATCGCGGCCACCTCCACCTGCTACCCCATCGATGTCGACCCGGTCAGCCCCGACGACGCCTCCCTTTACGCCGCACCCATGAGCCACGGCGCAGGTATCTACGCCCCGATCCACGTCCGCTGCGGCGCGCGCCATATCTCGCCTATCTCTGGCGGCTTTGACCCCGCCGAAGTCCTCACCCTGTCCAAAACCCACGGCCCGATCTCCATGTTCATGGCCCCCACGATGGTCCGCCGCCTGCTCGACACGGCCAAGTCGCAGGGCGAGACGGGGCAGGGGATCAAAACCATCGTCTACGGCGGTGGCCCAATGTACCGCGCCGACATTGAAGAAGCCGTCGCCCTCATGGGCCCCAAATTCGTGCAAATCTACGGCCAGGGCGAATGCCCCATGGCCATCACCGCGCTCAGCCGCGAAGAGGTCGCCGACCGCACCCGCCCCCACTGGGGCGAGCGCCTTCTCTCGGTCGGACGCGCCCAATCGCTGGTGGAAGTGAAAGTCGATGCCCCGCCGGGAGAGATTGGCGAGATTATGGTCAAAGGCGCGCCCGTCATGCCCGGTTACTGGCAGAACCCGGAGGCGACGGAAAAGACCCTGAAAGACGGCTGGCTGATGACCGGCGATGTGGGCCACCTCGACGAAGACGGCTACCTGACCCTGCAAGACCGCTCCAAGGACGTGATCATCTCCGGCGGCTCCAACATCTACCCGCGTGAGGTGGAAGAGGCTTTGCTGACCCACCCAACCGTGCACGAAGTCTCCGTCGTGGGCCGCCCTAGCGCAGAATGGGGGGAGGATGTGGTGGCCTTCATCGTGTGCACGGACCTTGATGAAGCCGCCCTCGACGAACATTGCCTCGACCAGATCGCGCGGTTCAAACGACCCAAGGCCTACATCGCCGTGCCCGAGCTTCCGAAGAACAATTACGGCAAGGTTTTGAAGACCGAACTCCGCAAAAGGTTGTGA
- a CDS encoding calcium/sodium antiporter, producing the protein MADEFGFAILGLVILLLAGDVLVKGAVNLALRLGIPALIVSLTIVAFGTSAPELLISVQSILEGVPGLALGNVVGSNTANVLLVLGVPALLAGLGATSDTRREFVFMLGASALFIILCFFGPLTWWHGLILLAGLAIMLGDAVRSAKAHRDACADDADELEEADPNMEWWKIATYLVLGMVGLPLGANLLIDSATEIATAYGISDTVIGLTLVAVGTSLPELATTVMAAFRRQADVAIGNVIGSNVFNLLAIIGIATLVGPIPVDPGILQFDLWVMLAASLVLIPFVFKQLPMGRGVGLAFSALYAGYIVILLI; encoded by the coding sequence ATGGCTGACGAGTTCGGTTTTGCGATCCTCGGGCTGGTGATCCTGCTGCTGGCCGGTGATGTGCTTGTGAAGGGTGCGGTCAACCTGGCGCTGCGCCTTGGCATACCCGCGCTGATCGTGTCGCTGACCATCGTAGCCTTTGGAACCTCGGCACCAGAGCTTCTGATTTCTGTCCAGTCGATCCTGGAAGGCGTGCCGGGCCTCGCGCTCGGGAACGTGGTGGGCTCCAACACCGCCAATGTCTTGCTGGTTCTTGGTGTGCCCGCGCTCCTCGCCGGGCTTGGTGCCACGTCCGACACCCGCCGCGAATTCGTCTTCATGCTGGGGGCATCCGCCCTCTTCATAATCCTCTGCTTCTTTGGCCCGCTCACGTGGTGGCACGGCCTGATCCTTCTGGCCGGTCTTGCCATCATGCTGGGCGACGCCGTCCGCTCCGCAAAGGCGCACCGTGATGCCTGCGCTGATGATGCGGATGAGTTGGAAGAAGCCGACCCCAATATGGAATGGTGGAAGATCGCCACCTACCTCGTGCTTGGCATGGTGGGCCTGCCGCTGGGCGCGAACCTCCTGATCGACAGCGCCACGGAAATCGCAACCGCCTACGGCATCTCCGACACCGTTATTGGCCTGACCCTTGTGGCCGTCGGCACCTCACTGCCGGAACTCGCGACCACCGTCATGGCCGCCTTCCGCAGGCAGGCCGATGTGGCCATCGGTAATGTCATCGGCTCCAACGTCTTCAACCTGCTCGCGATCATCGGTATCGCCACGCTTGTTGGTCCCATCCCCGTCGATCCTGGCATCCTGCAATTCGACCTTTGGGTCATGCTCGCCGCCTCTCTGGTGCTGATCCCTTTCGTATTCAAACAGCTTCCCATGGGCCGTGGTGTCGGTCTGGCCTTTTCTGCGCTCTATGCGGGCTATATCGTGATCCTCCTGATCTGA
- a CDS encoding glycerate kinase: protein MTPDAFLRSLFARAVEVADPMQSLAAALPPKPEGRVLVIGAGKASARMAEAVEAEWGPCEGFVITRYGYARPCQGIEIVEAAHPVPDAAGEEATKRLLEILATAGEDDFVLALISGGGSALLTAPAGDITLEEKQALTQALLASGAPIGEINGIRKELSAVKGGRLAVAAHPARMLALMISDVPGDDPGDIASGPTVGHTGSAARALAALDAWNVEPPASIRAFLEAGGDPVSPDDPRLSRVENVIYAAPSQSLAAAADLAEERGYHVEILGDSIEGEARDVAAAHAEIAKAAKPGTLILSGGELTVTRRGDGVGGPNAEYALALAIELDGAAGIHAIACDTDGVDGAAEVAGAVIGPETLAKARAAGIDPAEALANNDAHTFFATINDQVVPGPTLTNVNDFRAILVGPKS from the coding sequence ATGACCCCTGACGCCTTCCTCCGCTCCCTCTTTGCCCGCGCGGTCGAAGTTGCCGATCCGATGCAATCCCTCGCCGCCGCCCTCCCGCCAAAGCCCGAGGGCCGGGTGCTGGTGATCGGTGCAGGCAAAGCCAGCGCCCGCATGGCCGAAGCGGTGGAGGCTGAATGGGGCCCTTGCGAAGGCTTCGTCATCACCCGCTACGGATACGCCCGCCCCTGCCAAGGCATCGAGATTGTCGAGGCCGCACACCCTGTTCCCGACGCGGCCGGCGAAGAGGCCACCAAACGCCTGCTGGAAATCCTCGCCACGGCGGGTGAAGACGATTTCGTCCTCGCCCTCATCTCTGGCGGTGGCTCCGCGCTGCTTACCGCCCCAGCAGGCGACATCACGCTAGAAGAGAAACAGGCACTGACACAGGCGCTTCTGGCCTCTGGCGCGCCAATTGGTGAGATCAACGGCATCCGAAAGGAACTGTCCGCCGTGAAGGGCGGGCGATTGGCCGTCGCGGCCCACCCGGCGCGGATGCTCGCCCTGATGATCTCGGACGTGCCAGGCGATGACCCCGGCGATATCGCAAGCGGTCCGACGGTTGGCCATACCGGCAGCGCAGCCCGGGCCTTGGCCGCTTTGGACGCATGGAACGTTGAACCGCCCGCCTCCATCAGGGCGTTTCTCGAGGCTGGTGGCGACCCTGTCTCACCGGACGATCCGCGCCTCTCGCGGGTTGAAAACGTAATATACGCCGCCCCGTCCCAATCCCTCGCCGCCGCCGCCGATTTGGCGGAAGAACGGGGCTACCACGTGGAAATCCTTGGCGATTCCATCGAAGGCGAAGCGCGCGACGTGGCCGCTGCCCACGCCGAAATCGCCAAAGCCGCAAAGCCCGGCACGCTTATCCTGTCGGGCGGTGAGCTTACCGTTACACGTCGCGGCGACGGTGTCGGCGGGCCGAACGCCGAATACGCTCTCGCGTTGGCAATCGAATTGGACGGCGCTGCAGGCATCCACGCCATTGCCTGTGACACCGATGGCGTCGATGGCGCCGCCGAAGTGGCCGGGGCAGTCATTGGGCCTGAGACCTTGGCCAAAGCCCGCGCCGCCGGGATCGACCCGGCCGAGGCGCTCGCCAACAACGATGCCCACACATTCTTCGCCACCATCAACGATCAGGTCGTGCCCGGCCCGACCCTGACCAACGTGAACGATTTCCGCGCCATCCTTGTCGGCCCAAAGTCCTGA
- a CDS encoding Dabb family protein — MLIHTVLLEPASDTAQAAFDEAMVILEQVASNLPGMIAFHHGPNRDFEGKSQAYPYGFTCLFEDQTALEAYAADPEHQRAGGMLVANCKNGADGIFVSDLEV; from the coding sequence ATGCTGATCCACACGGTTTTGCTTGAACCTGCCTCTGACACGGCTCAGGCGGCGTTCGACGAAGCAATGGTGATCCTTGAACAGGTGGCCTCCAACCTGCCGGGCATGATCGCCTTCCATCATGGCCCGAACCGCGACTTTGAAGGTAAATCGCAGGCCTACCCTTATGGCTTCACCTGCCTGTTCGAGGATCAGACGGCGCTGGAGGCCTATGCCGCCGACCCAGAACATCAACGCGCAGGCGGTATGTTGGTGGCCAATTGTAAGAACGGCGCAGATGGGATTTTCGTCTCGGATCTGGAGGTCTGA
- a CDS encoding SDR family oxidoreductase produces the protein MTALVTGAAKRLGRAMALELASHGHDVAVHYNGSADAAEETCEDIRALGVKAVALQANLLEEDEVQSLLPRAVDALGSVEILVNNASIFDYDNIESANRESWDRHLESNLRAPFVLTQALAAQLPDPAIDANDEPVARGLVINMCDQRVHKLTPEFMTYTIAKMGLWAFTRTAAQALAPKCRVNAIGPGPTMQGGRQSAEHFAKQRAATILERGADPQAICEALRYFLTAKSVTGQLICVDGGQHLGWETPDVVGVE, from the coding sequence ATGACAGCACTTGTAACAGGCGCCGCGAAGCGGCTGGGCCGGGCCATGGCGTTGGAACTTGCCAGCCACGGGCACGATGTCGCCGTCCACTACAACGGCAGCGCCGACGCAGCCGAGGAAACCTGCGAAGACATCCGCGCCCTCGGCGTGAAGGCCGTCGCCCTGCAAGCCAACCTGTTGGAGGAGGACGAGGTTCAATCCCTGCTGCCCCGCGCGGTCGACGCTCTCGGTTCCGTTGAGATCCTCGTCAACAACGCCTCAATCTTCGATTACGACAATATCGAAAGCGCCAACCGCGAAAGCTGGGACAGGCACCTCGAGTCGAACCTCCGCGCCCCCTTCGTCCTAACTCAGGCGCTGGCTGCCCAACTCCCCGATCCAGCCATCGACGCAAATGATGAACCCGTTGCTCGCGGCCTGGTCATCAACATGTGCGATCAGCGCGTCCACAAGCTGACGCCTGAGTTCATGACCTACACAATCGCCAAGATGGGCCTGTGGGCCTTCACCCGCACCGCAGCACAAGCCCTCGCCCCCAAATGCCGCGTCAACGCCATCGGCCCGGGCCCCACAATGCAGGGCGGTCGCCAGTCGGCCGAGCACTTCGCCAAGCAGCGCGCAGCCACCATTCTGGAGCGTGGCGCCGATCCGCAGGCCATCTGCGAAGCCCTGCGCTATTTCCTGACCGCAAAGTCTGTCACAGGGCAGTTGATTTGCGTGGATGGGGGCCAACATCTGGGCTGGGAAACACCGGACGTCGTCGGAGTGGAGTGA